In one window of Arthrobacter pascens DNA:
- a CDS encoding carboxymuconolactone decarboxylase family protein, whose product MSIDNTPTNAAHAREESFERGMEALTAIDGAAGQKVIDSLADVSPELGHQVVAWAFGEMYVRPGLAPRDRQLVTLGMLTALGGCEPQLDVHINAALNVGLTTDEIVEALLHSAVYCGIPKAVNATFIAKRVFSERGLLQDQAA is encoded by the coding sequence ATGAGCATCGACAACACCCCAACCAATGCGGCTCACGCTCGGGAGGAGTCCTTCGAACGCGGGATGGAAGCCCTGACCGCAATCGACGGCGCCGCCGGCCAGAAAGTCATCGACTCCCTGGCCGATGTCTCGCCTGAACTCGGGCATCAGGTCGTCGCCTGGGCCTTCGGGGAGATGTACGTGCGACCCGGCCTTGCCCCTCGCGACCGCCAGTTGGTGACACTCGGCATGTTGACCGCTCTGGGCGGCTGCGAACCCCAGCTCGACGTCCACATCAACGCAGCCCTCAACGTCGGTCTCACCACGGACGAGATCGTCGAAGCGCTCCTGCACTCCGCGGTCTACTGCGGCATACCCAAAGCCGTGAACGCCACCTTCATCGCCAAAAGGGTTTTCAGTGAACGCGGCTTGCTCCAAGACCAGGCCGCCTAG
- a CDS encoding MerR family transcriptional regulator: MAMKDALTQQESALTIAEVSELTKLSADTLRYYEKAGLIERVGRTTGNQRRYASADLAWLEFLLRLRETGMSIADMKRFARLRAAGDATIPDRIALLRDHAEVLAAHISALQQNALALDDKITHYEQQLNSEKKVDRR; the protein is encoded by the coding sequence ATGGCAATGAAAGACGCGCTCACGCAGCAGGAGTCGGCCCTGACAATCGCGGAGGTTTCTGAGCTCACCAAGCTCTCGGCCGACACTCTGCGCTACTACGAAAAGGCCGGCCTGATCGAGCGAGTAGGGCGAACGACCGGCAACCAGCGTCGCTACGCCTCCGCAGACCTGGCATGGCTGGAGTTCTTGCTTCGTCTCCGAGAAACCGGAATGTCGATCGCCGACATGAAACGCTTCGCCCGGCTCCGGGCGGCCGGAGATGCAACCATCCCAGACAGGATCGCTCTGCTACGCGACCATGCCGAGGTACTTGCCGCCCACATCAGCGCCCTCCAACAGAACGCACTCGCCCTGGACGACAAGATCACCCACTACGAACAGCAGCTGAACTCAGAGAAGAAAGTAGATCGACGATGA
- a CDS encoding recombinase family protein, whose translation MTGLLIGYARVSTNDQDLTAQKNALAALGVSPDKTFTDQGLGLTGANRARPGLREALAACRAGDTLAVTKLDRLARSLRDAKDIVDELTRREVKLSIGGSVYDPTDPVGRLLFNVLAMVAEFEADLIRARTREGMQVAKAKGRLRGKQPKLSKRQEAHLVSLHRAGTHTTAELAELFSVARSTVYRAIKRGGDTIQPL comes from the coding sequence ATGACCGGACTGCTGATCGGATATGCGCGCGTATCCACGAATGACCAGGACCTAACCGCCCAGAAGAACGCCCTGGCCGCTTTGGGTGTGTCGCCGGACAAAACCTTTACCGACCAGGGCCTGGGCCTTACCGGCGCCAACCGGGCACGCCCCGGTCTAAGGGAAGCGCTGGCCGCTTGCCGTGCCGGAGACACCCTGGCTGTAACCAAACTCGACCGTCTGGCCAGGTCGCTGCGGGATGCGAAGGACATTGTTGACGAACTCACTCGTCGAGAGGTCAAGCTAAGCATCGGCGGCTCCGTCTACGACCCGACCGATCCCGTAGGACGCCTTCTCTTTAACGTCCTGGCCATGGTCGCCGAATTCGAAGCTGACCTGATCCGGGCGCGCACCCGCGAGGGCATGCAGGTGGCAAAAGCAAAAGGCCGTCTCCGGGGGAAACAGCCCAAGCTCTCCAAAAGGCAGGAAGCCCACCTGGTCTCCCTTCATCGGGCAGGGACACACACGACGGCGGAACTTGCCGAGCTCTTCTCTGTGGCGCGCTCAACCGTCTATCGCGCCATCAAACGCGGCGGCGACACGATTCAGCCCCTTTAG
- a CDS encoding IS110 family transposase, whose translation MANEHRKVIVGIDTHADTHHVAVITETGVHVADKEFLAVGSGYQKIIAFITGFGQVLAAGVEGTGSYGAELSRVLTKEGIEVLEVMRPNRQGRRLKGKSDPLDAYQAAESALAGRGTATPKARDGAVEALRVLRAERSTAMRARVAVMNQVQSFLVSAPEALRAKYRGLTSAAMMAALEKTRPAGDISEPLNATATALKRLAVRYRALHQELALIDAELDAILTIHAPMLRDLHGVGTDVASQLLVTVGDNPERVGTEAQFAALVGVAPIPASSGKTSRHRLSRGGDRQANKAVHHVALVRMMSDTRTKTYVVRRRGEGKSTKEIMRCLKRYIAREIYNQLLHPQPAPDAGALRALRKTKNITLQAAADNLHVWPTALSRLERGHTRDDLFHQRYEHWLNEH comes from the coding sequence ATGGCAAACGAGCACCGGAAAGTCATCGTCGGGATCGACACCCACGCCGATACGCATCACGTCGCCGTCATCACCGAAACCGGCGTCCATGTCGCCGATAAGGAATTCCTGGCCGTTGGGTCCGGCTACCAAAAGATTATCGCGTTCATCACCGGCTTCGGACAGGTCCTCGCCGCCGGAGTCGAAGGCACCGGCAGCTACGGCGCCGAGCTCTCCCGTGTCCTGACCAAAGAGGGCATCGAGGTCTTGGAGGTCATGCGCCCAAACCGGCAGGGGCGCCGGCTGAAAGGGAAGTCGGATCCGTTGGATGCCTACCAGGCCGCCGAGTCCGCGTTGGCCGGCCGAGGCACCGCCACACCCAAAGCCCGGGACGGAGCCGTGGAAGCCCTGCGCGTCCTGCGGGCCGAGAGGTCCACGGCGATGCGGGCGCGGGTCGCGGTCATGAACCAGGTCCAGAGCTTCCTCGTCTCCGCCCCCGAGGCGCTGCGCGCCAAATACCGTGGCCTGACCAGCGCCGCGATGATGGCCGCGCTGGAGAAGACCCGCCCGGCAGGGGACATATCAGAACCTTTAAACGCCACCGCCACCGCGCTCAAACGCCTCGCGGTCCGCTACCGGGCACTGCATCAGGAATTGGCGCTGATCGATGCCGAACTCGACGCGATCCTCACCATCCACGCACCCATGCTCCGTGACCTGCACGGGGTTGGCACAGACGTGGCCAGCCAGCTGCTGGTCACCGTGGGAGACAACCCCGAACGGGTCGGGACCGAAGCCCAATTCGCGGCCCTCGTCGGCGTTGCACCGATCCCCGCATCCTCAGGAAAGACCAGCCGGCACCGGCTCAGCCGCGGCGGCGACCGGCAGGCCAACAAAGCCGTCCACCACGTAGCTCTGGTCCGGATGATGAGCGACACCCGCACGAAAACATATGTCGTCAGACGGCGGGGCGAAGGCAAAAGCACCAAGGAAATCATGCGCTGCCTCAAACGCTACATCGCCCGTGAAATCTATAACCAGCTCCTCCATCCGCAACCGGCACCGGACGCAGGAGCCCTCCGGGCACTGCGCAAAACCAAGAACATCACCCTCCAGGCCGCAGCGGACAACCTCCACGTCTGGCCCACCGCACTGTCCCGGCTCGAACGGGGGCACACCCGCGACGACCTCTTCCACCAACGCTACGAACACTGGCTCAACGAACATTGA
- a CDS encoding YciI family protein, with protein MPEFAVLIYANDSLHAPEATKEELKECDEHFDSLVTTGRMRIAYALTPRDHARTIRAAGPADGPYGAGGDVVAGFYILNATDIDEALDLARKDPSILTGGGVEVRPVHSGGVVART; from the coding sequence ATGCCTGAATTCGCTGTTCTGATCTACGCAAACGACTCCTTGCACGCACCTGAGGCCACGAAAGAGGAGCTCAAGGAGTGCGACGAACACTTCGACTCTCTCGTCACCACCGGTCGCATGCGCATCGCGTATGCCCTCACGCCGCGGGACCATGCGCGAACAATCCGAGCGGCCGGCCCCGCAGACGGCCCTTATGGCGCGGGCGGTGACGTCGTCGCCGGGTTCTACATCCTGAACGCGACGGACATCGACGAAGCGCTAGACCTGGCCCGCAAGGATCCTTCCATCCTCACCGGCGGTGGAGTGGAGGTTCGTCCTGTGCACAGCGGCGGAGTCGTCGCCCGTACCTGA
- a CDS encoding beta-ketoacyl-[acyl-carrier-protein] synthase family protein translates to MHATEIVVTGVGASTPLGGNVATTWQSLLAGSSGIRDVGMDFLQGSGLPVTVAAPMAADPAMSLSPVEARRLDRVQQAAMVAAAEAWADAGTPVVDGTRLAVVVGTGVGGIGTLLREDDVLESRGLRRVSPRTVPMLMPNGPAAALSIRYGAKAGSYTPVSACSSGAEALVQAARLIRSGEADMVIAGGAEAAITPITVASFLQTRALSTRTADPGSASRPFAADRDGFVLGEGAGILVLESAQHAKARGAVVLSVLRGVGIASDAFHMTAPADDGAGQISAIHKALNDAGMSTADIGHINAHATGTPVGDLAEAKAIRTIFGDAPTVTAPKASLGHLFGAAGAVEAILTVQSITHDIIPPTRNLHNGNVDPEIGLDVATTPRHGTQNAAISNSFGFGGQNVCLVFSKS, encoded by the coding sequence GTGCATGCAACAGAAATTGTGGTGACAGGGGTGGGGGCTTCTACACCTTTGGGTGGGAACGTGGCCACGACGTGGCAGTCCCTCCTGGCTGGAAGTTCCGGGATTCGGGACGTCGGCATGGACTTTCTGCAGGGCAGCGGGCTTCCCGTCACGGTCGCCGCTCCGATGGCAGCAGACCCGGCCATGTCCCTTAGCCCCGTGGAAGCGAGGCGGTTGGACCGCGTTCAGCAGGCTGCCATGGTTGCGGCGGCGGAGGCCTGGGCAGATGCTGGCACTCCTGTGGTCGATGGCACCCGGCTGGCCGTGGTTGTAGGGACCGGTGTCGGAGGGATTGGGACCCTGCTCCGGGAGGACGACGTTCTAGAGAGCCGGGGCCTGCGCCGGGTTTCACCACGAACGGTGCCAATGCTGATGCCTAATGGTCCGGCTGCCGCCTTGAGCATTCGCTATGGCGCCAAGGCAGGCTCGTATACCCCCGTCTCGGCTTGTTCATCCGGCGCGGAAGCGCTGGTCCAGGCAGCCCGACTGATTCGCTCAGGCGAAGCTGACATGGTCATAGCTGGCGGCGCCGAGGCCGCCATCACCCCTATAACGGTCGCATCTTTTCTCCAGACCCGTGCGCTCTCAACGCGTACCGCTGACCCGGGCTCAGCATCGCGTCCATTTGCCGCGGACCGCGACGGCTTCGTTCTGGGTGAAGGTGCCGGCATCCTGGTGCTGGAAAGCGCCCAACATGCCAAGGCCCGCGGTGCTGTCGTCCTTTCTGTCCTCCGGGGAGTGGGTATCGCCTCCGATGCGTTCCATATGACTGCACCGGCGGATGACGGGGCGGGTCAGATCAGCGCCATCCATAAAGCACTCAACGATGCAGGCATGAGCACAGCAGACATCGGGCACATCAACGCGCACGCCACCGGGACACCTGTCGGTGATTTGGCGGAAGCAAAGGCGATCAGGACCATTTTCGGTGACGCCCCAACTGTGACAGCGCCCAAAGCTTCCCTGGGGCACCTCTTCGGAGCCGCCGGAGCAGTCGAAGCCATCCTGACCGTCCAAAGCATTACGCACGACATCATTCCTCCTACACGCAATCTCCACAACGGAAACGTCGACCCGGAGATCGGACTGGACGTTGCCACGACGCCTCGTCACGGCACACAAAACGCGGCCATCTCCAACTCATTCGGATTTGGTGGCCAGAACGTGTGTTTGGTCTTCAGCAAGAGCTAA
- a CDS encoding TetR/AcrR family transcriptional regulator C-terminal domain-containing protein, with translation MVAKHKIKPEGPSQARGHSTRQRILDSAMTLYLSKPTGDVSVAAIAAHAGAFPNQVTYYFGSKDSLFVHAAFLALLHDAERVEAVGLSVQSPSSFSSAMARTVLILPSMPLVVRALAVGTSRPDLATVVDQHLNLLFRQSERYLARLLRQKSWEIQRPLPVETRTFWSAAFGATLLSQAGVTGDGNDLDLAGTLTVKRDECIP, from the coding sequence ATGGTCGCTAAACACAAGATTAAGCCGGAGGGACCGTCTCAGGCCAGGGGACACTCAACCCGGCAAAGAATCCTTGACAGTGCCATGACGCTTTACCTTTCCAAACCGACTGGCGACGTCAGCGTGGCAGCCATCGCAGCTCACGCTGGCGCTTTCCCCAACCAAGTGACCTACTATTTCGGCTCAAAGGACTCGCTCTTTGTCCACGCGGCTTTCCTGGCCCTGCTCCACGACGCCGAGCGCGTTGAAGCCGTCGGGCTCTCAGTGCAAAGTCCGTCATCATTTAGCAGCGCCATGGCCCGGACCGTGCTGATTCTGCCCTCCATGCCGCTAGTTGTCCGTGCCTTGGCAGTGGGAACCTCACGCCCGGATCTCGCAACGGTCGTCGACCAGCACCTGAATCTGCTGTTCCGCCAGTCAGAGCGATACCTCGCCCGCCTACTGAGGCAAAAAAGCTGGGAGATCCAACGTCCCCTGCCAGTCGAAACCAGGACCTTTTGGAGCGCAGCGTTCGGAGCAACACTCCTTTCGCAAGCAGGCGTTACAGGAGACGGCAATGATCTCGATCTTGCAGGAACTTTGACCGTAAAAAGGGATGAGTGCATCCCGTGA
- a CDS encoding alpha/beta fold hydrolase has product MSTIDGAAQVEANGTTFHVEVTGHGTPVLLVPGAGGDARQYVELARILGQNHTVITYDRRNNGRSSQRPDWAETSVDQQAGDLVALVETLAAEPAVLFGNSTGALIALGAALNAPGRFAGVVLHEPALLGVLSNPDDAMATVQPVIAAGVETGGLAGGAEAFVQFAAGDAAPLLPPDFLDSLRTNARVLLEAEFGAFASWRPEPEALSGMGVPLAVLSAEQTAPFFVEAAEWIASSAGVDRRTVAGGHMGFLDHPTELAKEIDAMF; this is encoded by the coding sequence ATGAGCACAATTGATGGCGCCGCCCAGGTAGAGGCCAACGGCACCACGTTTCACGTTGAAGTGACAGGTCACGGGACTCCGGTCCTGCTCGTCCCGGGTGCCGGCGGTGACGCACGGCAATACGTTGAACTCGCCCGCATCCTTGGCCAGAACCACACAGTTATCACCTATGACCGGAGGAACAACGGGCGCAGTTCCCAGCGGCCGGACTGGGCGGAGACCTCAGTGGACCAGCAGGCCGGCGACCTTGTTGCCCTGGTGGAAACGCTGGCGGCAGAGCCGGCCGTCCTCTTCGGCAACAGCACCGGGGCTTTGATAGCGCTGGGCGCAGCCCTGAACGCTCCCGGGCGCTTTGCCGGCGTCGTGCTCCACGAGCCGGCGCTCCTGGGCGTTCTGTCCAATCCCGACGACGCCATGGCGACGGTCCAGCCAGTGATCGCGGCCGGCGTGGAGACCGGCGGACTTGCCGGCGGGGCCGAGGCCTTCGTCCAGTTCGCTGCCGGGGACGCCGCCCCGCTGCTGCCGCCGGACTTTCTTGACAGCCTCCGGACCAACGCCCGGGTCCTGCTGGAAGCGGAGTTCGGAGCTTTTGCCTCCTGGCGGCCCGAACCGGAGGCCTTGTCAGGAATGGGCGTGCCGCTGGCAGTGCTCAGCGCGGAACAAACCGCCCCGTTCTTCGTAGAGGCGGCAGAGTGGATAGCTTCCTCTGCCGGAGTCGACCGCCGGACGGTAGCCGGTGGACATATGGGGTTCCTTGACCACCCAACGGAACTGGCGAAGGAAATCGATGCGATGTTCTAA
- a CDS encoding LysR family transcriptional regulator, with product MEIRQLRRFLVLAEELHFGKAAARLHIAQPALSQELKALEKALGLRLVDRTHNHVALTDAGRRLQQEAVHIIQAHDAAAASMEELRNPPSGTLKLGVAVGVAYPLLAELLQDLGSGGLGPGDAAPEVDIKPAAAREGVQKLLEGEFDAVFIHAVPPVDERIGVLTLETEPMGVALPSGSPLAKLAAVSPVDLSGEALIWLQRDGDPDVRERVLGLLVDAGMVPGPHRWSPSIATTMSLVAAGLGVSFKTPHQVVPGDPPGVAWRPFAGVSLPMPTVLVWLRHGASPLTTQLVAHARRYVAKKT from the coding sequence ATGGAGATCCGCCAACTCCGGCGTTTCCTTGTCCTGGCTGAGGAACTGCACTTCGGCAAAGCCGCCGCCCGGCTCCACATCGCCCAGCCGGCCCTGAGCCAGGAGCTCAAAGCGCTGGAAAAGGCGCTGGGGCTCCGGCTCGTGGACCGCACCCACAACCACGTTGCCCTGACAGACGCCGGCCGCCGCCTCCAGCAGGAAGCTGTTCACATCATCCAGGCGCACGACGCAGCGGCGGCATCCATGGAAGAGCTGCGCAATCCTCCCAGCGGAACACTCAAGCTGGGGGTGGCTGTGGGCGTTGCGTACCCGCTGCTGGCGGAACTGCTCCAGGATCTCGGCTCAGGCGGACTGGGTCCTGGCGACGCAGCACCGGAGGTGGACATTAAGCCCGCGGCAGCAAGGGAAGGCGTCCAGAAACTTCTTGAGGGCGAGTTTGATGCCGTTTTCATTCACGCGGTGCCGCCAGTGGACGAACGGATCGGTGTGCTGACCCTGGAAACGGAGCCGATGGGGGTAGCCCTTCCGTCCGGCAGTCCGCTGGCAAAGCTGGCTGCCGTCAGCCCCGTGGATCTGAGCGGTGAGGCTTTGATCTGGCTGCAGCGCGACGGCGACCCCGACGTTCGCGAGCGGGTGCTGGGTTTGTTGGTGGACGCCGGCATGGTTCCAGGCCCGCACCGGTGGTCGCCGAGCATTGCCACCACCATGAGCCTGGTGGCCGCCGGCCTTGGAGTGTCCTTCAAAACGCCGCATCAGGTAGTGCCTGGTGATCCGCCCGGCGTCGCATGGCGCCCGTTTGCCGGGGTGTCGCTCCCCATGCCCACGGTGCTGGTCTGGCTCCGGCACGGGGCCTCGCCGCTGACCACCCAGCTGGTGGCCCACGCCCGGCGGTATGTCGCGAAAAAAACGTAG
- a CDS encoding ABC transporter ATP-binding protein has translation MLWKLLVQYLRPHQRLLIAVVIFQLAQSIASLYLPTLNADIIDQGVARGDTGYILSTGSVMLLITLAQIACAVTAVYFGAKAAMGVGRDLRGAIFGRVGEFSEQEVTRFGAPSLITRSTNDVQQVQQLVLMSATMMVAAPMLSIGGVIMAIRQDAQLSWLIAVCVPVLLVAVGLIVTRMVPLFRKMQTRIDTVNRVLREQLTGIRVVRAFVREDMETARFAQANADVTDVALRAGRLMALMFPVVMLVLNVSSVAVIWFGSFRIEDGSMQVGTLIAFLSYLMQILMSVMMATFMAVMIPRAAVSADRIGEVLATESSVRPPLKPVSSAVRRGELEMLDVGFAYPGADQPVLSGITFTARPGQTTAIIGSTGSGKTTLVNLMPRLFDATTGSVRIDGVDLRELHPDLLWGHIGLVPQRPYLFSGTVRSNLLYGKPDATEDELWTALGIAQARDFVEEMEGGLDAPISQGGTNVSGGQRQRLAIARALVKRPELYIFDDSFSSLDTGTDARLRWALKHNTAGATLVIIAQRVSSIVDADQILVLDDGRIVGRGTHGELLETSETYREIVSSQLAAEETV, from the coding sequence ATGCTCTGGAAACTTCTTGTTCAATACCTGCGGCCGCATCAGCGGCTGCTGATCGCCGTCGTCATCTTCCAGCTGGCGCAGTCCATTGCGTCGCTGTACCTGCCCACCCTGAACGCGGACATCATCGATCAGGGCGTGGCGAGGGGGGACACGGGATACATCCTGTCCACGGGCAGTGTCATGCTGCTCATCACGCTCGCCCAGATAGCCTGCGCCGTTACCGCCGTGTATTTCGGCGCGAAGGCTGCCATGGGCGTTGGGCGTGACCTGCGCGGTGCGATCTTCGGGCGGGTGGGGGAGTTTTCCGAGCAGGAGGTCACGCGCTTCGGCGCGCCGTCGCTGATCACCCGCTCCACGAACGATGTCCAGCAGGTTCAGCAGCTGGTGCTGATGAGCGCCACGATGATGGTCGCAGCCCCTATGCTCAGCATCGGCGGCGTGATCATGGCCATCCGCCAGGATGCTCAGCTGTCCTGGCTGATCGCCGTCTGCGTCCCGGTGCTACTCGTCGCCGTCGGCCTCATCGTCACCCGGATGGTGCCCCTGTTCCGGAAGATGCAGACCCGGATCGACACGGTCAACCGGGTCCTGCGCGAGCAACTCACGGGCATCCGGGTGGTCCGCGCGTTCGTCCGGGAGGACATGGAAACAGCCCGGTTCGCCCAGGCGAATGCCGATGTCACCGACGTTGCGCTGCGGGCCGGACGCCTGATGGCGCTGATGTTCCCCGTGGTCATGCTGGTGCTGAACGTCTCCAGCGTGGCGGTCATCTGGTTCGGCTCGTTCCGGATCGAGGACGGCTCCATGCAGGTGGGCACCCTGATCGCCTTCCTCAGTTACCTCATGCAGATCCTGATGTCCGTCATGATGGCCACCTTCATGGCAGTGATGATCCCCCGCGCTGCGGTGTCCGCGGACCGGATCGGCGAGGTGCTCGCCACCGAGTCCAGCGTCCGGCCGCCGCTGAAGCCCGTCAGCAGTGCTGTACGGCGCGGCGAACTGGAAATGCTCGACGTCGGATTCGCCTACCCGGGTGCCGACCAGCCCGTCCTCAGCGGCATCACCTTCACGGCCCGGCCGGGGCAGACGACAGCGATCATCGGCAGCACCGGGTCGGGCAAAACCACCCTGGTGAACCTCATGCCTCGGCTTTTCGACGCCACCACAGGATCGGTGCGGATCGACGGCGTGGACCTGCGCGAGCTGCACCCGGACCTGCTCTGGGGGCACATCGGCCTGGTCCCGCAGCGGCCGTACCTGTTCTCCGGCACGGTGCGCAGCAACCTTCTGTACGGCAAGCCGGACGCCACCGAGGATGAACTCTGGACCGCGCTGGGCATCGCCCAGGCCAGGGACTTCGTGGAGGAGATGGAGGGTGGCCTGGACGCGCCGATTTCGCAGGGCGGCACCAACGTCTCCGGCGGGCAGCGGCAGCGGCTGGCCATTGCCCGGGCGCTAGTGAAGCGGCCCGAGTTGTACATCTTTGACGACTCGTTCTCCTCGCTGGACACCGGCACTGACGCCCGGCTGCGCTGGGCCCTCAAACACAACACTGCCGGTGCCACGCTGGTGATCATCGCCCAGCGGGTATCCAGCATCGTGGACGCGGACCAGATCCTGGTGCTCGACGACGGCAGGATCGTCGGGCGCGGAACGCACGGTGAGCTCCTGGAGACTTCGGAGACGTACCGCGAGATCGTCTCCTCGCAGCTGGCAGCGGAGGAGACAGTATGA
- a CDS encoding ABC transporter ATP-binding protein, whose protein sequence is MSTQRPGPNAGGTAGRGAAPGTGTADVVRIPRPAAGPGRGGPFAGMNIPAEKAMNFSGSAKRLLGTLRPERAWLLLVLFMAVAGVTLQVIGPRLLGEGTNLIFSGVVSKQLPAGVTKAELIAQLRAAGENQKADMLGPMALTPGTGIDFAALASVLTWALVLYVLASAFMWVQAYVLNGVVQRTVYGLREEIEGKINRLPLRYFDSIQRGELLSRVTNDVDNISQSLQQSISQAVTSVLSVLGVLVMMFILSPTLALIALVTIPLTLGITALIAKRSQKMFVAQWKHTGELNGQIEETYTGHALVKVFGRQQEVGERFRQKNVELYEASFGAQFISGLIMPAMTFIGNLVYVGIAVVGGLQVATGAMQLGDVQAFIQYSRQFTQPLAQLGSMANLLQSGVASAERVFELLDTDEQSPDPVPGSSPDGLGRGRLVFENVSFSYSPDKPLISDLSLVAEPGQTVAIVGPTGAGKTTLVNLMMRFYELDAGRITLDGVDVTAMTRNELRSRMGMVLQDTWLFGGSIRDNIAYGRPSASEAEILEAAQATYVDRFVHSLPEGYDTVLDDEGSNVSAGEKQLLTIARAFLARPSVLILDEATSSVDTRTEVLVQKAMSALRSDRTSFVIAHRLSTIRDADLILVMEAGQIVEQGTHASLLATGGAYARLYEAQFAAPVAEV, encoded by the coding sequence ATGAGCACGCAGCGTCCCGGCCCAAACGCCGGAGGCACCGCCGGAAGGGGAGCGGCCCCCGGAACCGGGACGGCCGACGTCGTACGCATTCCGCGGCCGGCGGCCGGTCCCGGCAGGGGCGGCCCGTTCGCGGGGATGAACATCCCCGCCGAGAAGGCGATGAACTTCAGCGGCTCGGCGAAGCGGCTGCTGGGCACGCTGCGGCCGGAGCGGGCCTGGCTGCTGCTGGTGCTGTTCATGGCGGTGGCAGGGGTGACGCTGCAGGTCATCGGGCCCCGGCTGCTGGGGGAGGGCACCAACCTGATCTTCTCCGGCGTCGTGTCCAAGCAGCTGCCGGCAGGGGTGACCAAGGCCGAGCTGATTGCGCAGCTGCGGGCCGCGGGGGAGAACCAGAAGGCGGACATGCTCGGCCCCATGGCGCTGACGCCGGGGACCGGCATCGACTTCGCTGCCCTGGCCTCTGTGCTGACGTGGGCGCTGGTGCTGTATGTGCTGGCGTCGGCGTTCATGTGGGTGCAGGCATACGTGCTGAACGGCGTGGTGCAGCGGACGGTGTACGGGCTGCGCGAGGAGATCGAGGGGAAGATCAACCGGCTGCCGCTGCGGTACTTCGACTCCATCCAGCGCGGTGAGCTGCTGAGCCGGGTGACGAACGACGTCGACAACATTTCCCAGAGCCTGCAGCAGTCCATCAGCCAGGCCGTGACGTCGGTGCTGTCCGTGCTGGGCGTGCTGGTGATGATGTTCATCCTCTCGCCCACGCTGGCGCTGATTGCGCTGGTGACCATTCCGCTGACGCTGGGGATCACGGCGCTGATTGCCAAGCGCTCGCAGAAGATGTTCGTGGCGCAGTGGAAGCACACGGGGGAGCTGAACGGGCAGATTGAGGAGACGTACACCGGGCATGCGCTGGTCAAGGTGTTCGGCCGCCAGCAGGAGGTGGGGGAGCGGTTCCGGCAGAAGAATGTGGAGCTGTACGAGGCGAGTTTCGGCGCGCAGTTCATTTCCGGCCTGATCATGCCGGCCATGACGTTCATCGGGAACCTGGTGTACGTGGGGATCGCCGTGGTGGGCGGCCTGCAAGTGGCGACCGGGGCCATGCAGCTGGGGGACGTGCAGGCGTTCATCCAGTACTCACGGCAGTTCACCCAGCCGCTGGCGCAGCTGGGGTCCATGGCGAACCTGCTGCAGTCGGGCGTGGCGTCGGCGGAGCGGGTGTTCGAGCTGCTCGATACAGATGAGCAGTCACCCGATCCGGTTCCCGGTTCCTCGCCCGACGGGCTGGGCCGCGGCCGGCTGGTGTTCGAGAACGTCTCCTTCTCCTACTCGCCGGACAAGCCGTTGATTTCGGATCTTTCGTTGGTGGCCGAGCCCGGGCAGACGGTGGCTATTGTGGGCCCGACCGGTGCGGGGAAGACCACGCTGGTGAATCTGATGATGCGGTTCTACGAGCTGGATGCGGGGCGGATAACGCTCGACGGCGTGGACGTCACGGCCATGACGCGGAACGAGCTGCGCTCGCGGATGGGCATGGTGCTGCAGGATACCTGGCTGTTCGGCGGCTCCATCCGGGACAACATCGCGTACGGCCGGCCTTCAGCGTCCGAGGCGGAGATTCTTGAGGCCGCGCAAGCGACGTACGTGGACCGGTTCGTGCACTCGCTGCCCGAGGGCTACGACACCGTGCTTGACGACGAGGGCTCCAACGTCTCCGCCGGTGAGAAGCAGCTGCTGACCATTGCCCGGGCGTTCCTGGCCCGGCCTTCGGTGCTGATCCTTGATGAGGCGACTTCTTCAGTGGACACCCGGACTGAGGTGCTGGTGCAGAAGGCGATGAGTGCGCTGCGGTCCGACCGGACTTCCTTTGTGATCGCCCACCGCCTGTCCACGATCCGCGACGCCGACCTCATCCTGGTGATGGAGGCCGGCCAGATCGTGGAGCAGGGGACTCACGCTTCGCTGCTCGCCACCGGTGGGGCGTATGCGCGGCTGTACGAGGCGCAGTTCGCGGCTCCTGTGGCGGAGGTTTAG